From Maylandia zebra isolate NMK-2024a linkage group LG11, Mzebra_GT3a, whole genome shotgun sequence, one genomic window encodes:
- the si:dkey-26c10.5 gene encoding C-type lectin domain family 6 member A isoform X1: MYIKFCRSYGEDKKDEADENLQPKLSVELEGKKGKEPTGGNVRLYRGVCLFLTLMCIVLLVVVIILSLKLQTGPTVCPVVEESATAKEAVPAFAPGCSFENCQAQFPAIHIKHHGCRLCGDGWMTFGRSCFFLSTFRLKWHQSEQNCTSRGGSLAVITSKEVQDFLTQKGNLQYWIGTIKKGTEWTWVDSTKLQESYWAEDPRTGNCGILDSTGPSARNWIRAPCNVATYFICQLQLL; the protein is encoded by the exons ATGTATATTAAATTCTGCCGCAGTTACGGTGAGGATAAGAAAGATGAGGCTGATGAAAACTTGCAACCCAAATTATCGGTTGAACTGGAGGGGAAGAAAG GCAAAGAACCGACTGGAGGAAATGTGCGTCTGTACCGTGGAGTGTGCTTATTCCTCACCTTAATGTGCATCGTCCTTCTGGTGGTTGTCATTATCCTCAGCCTGAAAC TGCAAACTGGACCCACAGTCTGCCCGGTGGTAGAGGAAAGCGCAACAGCTAAAGAAGCAGTACCTGCGTTTGCTCCAGGATGCTCCTTCGAGAACTGCCAGGCCCAGTTCCCAGCTATTCACATTAAAC ATCATGGCTGCCGGCTGTGTGGTGATGGGTGGATGACCTTTGGCCGATCGTGCTTTTTCCTGTCGACTTTTAGACTGAAGTGGCACCAGAGCGAGCAGAACTGCACCTCCAGAGGGGGATCTCTGGCTGTTATTACAAGCAAAGAAGTTCAG gacTTTCTGACACAGAAAGGGAATCTCCAATACTGGATCGGCACCATTAAAAAAGGCACTGAATGGACCTGGGTTGACAGCACAAAGCTGCAAGAGAG ctATTGGGCAGAAGATCCAAGAACTGGGAATTGTGGGATCCTAGACAGCACAGGCCCATCTGCCAGAAACTGGATTAGAGCTCCCTGCAACGTCGCCACTTacttcatctgtcagctgcagcTCTTGTAA
- the trpv6 gene encoding transient receptor potential cation channel subfamily V member 6 isoform X2, with product MSPSLARSAPSELNHWWSQLKFRLQNKKGWNEMLDETFLLYTKGVNDIPLFYAAKNNSAGCIKKLLGCASTNIFERGSLGETALHVAVMNDNLDAAVALMDGAPDLINEPMTSELFQGITPLHIAVVNQNIDLVRHLISRGGDVSTPRVTGLYFRKRIGGLMYCGNTVLHILVLQPNKNIACQVIDLIMARDAELDQQVPLDMVPNSRGLTPFKLAAKEGNTVIFQHLVNKRRVVQWSLGPLTSHLYDLSEIDSWADSMSVLEVIVASQQKEARKILEVTPVRQLVSLKWNLYGKHYFRFLLFLYLLYIGTFTMCCMFRPLKNAPENYTTSDADKTVWVQKTLKESYTTHGDNVRLAGEIISVIGAFVILVLEIPDILRVGAKRYFGQTALGGPFHVILISYACLVVLLCVFRACEVQREAEVMAVCLVLGWCNVMFFARGFEMLGPYVITIQKIIFGDLTKFMWLISIVLFAFSTSLWIVYMTQEVDSLPAYRSYPISLFSQFELSVGLIDLPVDHTIPIPAIVHVLHCTSSLVSHILLLNLLTAMMSDTQWRVGQERDELWRTQVVATTLMLERRLPRCLWPRLGVCGLNYGLKECWYLRVEERNDSMMQKMRRYVNVFSKEDEKETEGDENSDFKGTLKLRLKNKGGWWELVRHSALGLEMEQDEPEEEQSIKYV from the exons ATGTCACCGTCTTTAGCCAGATCTGCTCCGAGCGAGCTCAACCATTGGTGGAGCCAGCTGAAGTTTCGCCTTCAGAACAAAAAAGGATGGAATGAAATGCTGGATGAGACATTTCTGCTCTACACAAAAGG TGTGAATGACATTCCTCTCTTCTATGCGGCTAAAAACAACAGTGCTGGTTGCATCAAGAAACTGCTAGGTTGTGCATCCACGAATATCTTTGAGAGAG GCTCCCTGGGAGAGACGGCCCTTCACGTTGCTGTTATGAACGATAACCTGGATGCTGCTGTGGCTCTGATGGATGGAGCTCCTGACCTCATTAACGAGCCCATGACCTCTGAACTTTTCCAAG GGATTACTCCTCTCCACATTGCTGTGGTGAATCAGAACATCGACCTGGTTCGTCATCTGATTAGTCGCGGTGGTGACGTGTCCACACCTAGAGTCACTGGTCTGTATTTCAGGAAGAGGATAGGAGGACTTATGTACTGTG GCAACACAGTGCTTCACATTTTGGTCTTGCAGCCCAACAAGAACATTGCCTGCCAGGTCATTGACTTGATTATGGCACGCGATGCAGAGCTGGACCAGCAAGTGCCCCTTGATATGGTTCCCAACTCCCGAGGCCTTACACCTTTTAAGCTGGCTgcaaaagagggaaacacagtg ATATTCCAGCACCTAGTTAACAAAAGGCGTGTAGTCCAGTGGAGTCTGGGCCCTTTGACCTCTCACCTGTATGACCTGTCCGAGATCGACTCGTGGGCCGATAGCATGTCAGTGCTGGAGGTCATTGTGGCCAGCCAGCAGAAAGAG GCAAGGAAGATCCTGGAGGTCACTCCTGTGAGGCAGCTGGTTAGTCTGAAGTGGAACCTGTATGGGAAACATTACTTCAG GTTTCTGCTGTTTCTGTATCTCTTGTACATCGGGACTTTCACAATGTGCTGTATGTTTCGCCCCCTAAAGAACGCTCCAGAGAACTACACAACGTCAGATGCAGACAAAACTGTCTGGGTTCAGAAGACGCTCAAG GAGAGTTATACAACACATGGGGATAATGTGCGGCTCGCAGGAGAGATTATCAGCGTCATTGGAGCTTTTGTCATCCTTGTGCTGGAG ATCCCAGATATTCTGAGAGTTGGAGCAAAGCGCTACTTTGGCCAGACGGCACTGGGAGGCCCTTTCCATGTTATCCT TATCAGCTATGCCTGCTTGGTGGTGCTGCTGTGCGTGTTCAGAGCCTGTGAGGTGCAGAGGGAGGCCGAGGtgatggcagtgtgtttggtcCTCGGCTGGTGTAATGTCATGTTCTTCGCCCGTGGCTTCGAAATGCTTGGCCCTTACGTCATCACGATACAGAAG ATTATATTTGGAGACCTGACAAAGTTTATGTGGCTGATTTCCATTGTGCTCTTTGCCTTTTCCACCT ccCTCTGGATAGTCTACATGACTCAGGAGGTAGATTCCCTTCCTGCGTATCGCTCATATCCCATCAGCCTCTTCTCCCAATTTGAGCTCAGCGTTGGCCTCATCGATCTGCCTGTGGACCACACCATCCCTATACCTGCGATTGTCCATGTGTTGCACTGCACCTCCTCTCTGGTTTCCCACATCCTTCTGCTAAATCTGCTCACCGCCATGATGAGTGACACACAATGGAGGGTGGGCCAGGAGAGAGATGAGCTCTGGAGGACTCAG GTGGTGGCCACGACGCTCATGCTGGAGAGGAGGCTTCCTCGCTGTCTCTGGCCTCGACTTGGGGTCTGTGGGCTGAACTATGGCCTGAAAGAGTGCTGGTATCTCAG GGTTGAGGAAAGAAATGACTCCATGATGCAAAAGATGCGGCGTTACGTAAACGTCTTCTCCAAAGAGGATGAAAAGGAAACGGAGGGAGATGAAAATTCTGACTTCAAGGGAACCTTGAAGCTGAgacttaaaaacaaaggagGATGGTGGGAGCTGGTTCGACACAGCGCTTTAGGTTTGGAGATGGAACAGGATGAGCCAGAGGAGGAACAGAGCATTAAATATGTTTAG
- the si:dkey-26c10.5 gene encoding C-type lectin domain family 4 member A isoform X2, with protein sequence MEMQEIPKETEKAKEGDEGPSKPMLEVKKEEEAEQDHYAKLQISSEDVYSEAFSAAGSRKQILGKEPTGGNVRLYRGVCLFLTLMCIVLLVVVIILSLKLQTGPTVCPVVEESATAKEAVPAFAPGCSFENCQAQFPAIHIKHHGCRLCGDGWMTFGRSCFFLSTFRLKWHQSEQNCTSRGGSLAVITSKEVQDFLTQKGNLQYWIGTIKKGTEWTWVDSTKLQESYWAEDPRTGNCGILDSTGPSARNWIRAPCNVATYFICQLQLL encoded by the exons ATGGAGATGCAAGAGATCCCCAAAGAGACGGAAAAAGCCAAAGAAGGGGATGAAGGACCGAGCAAACCGATGCTGGAGGTGAAaaaagaag AGGAAGCAGAACAAGACCACTACGCCAAACTGCAAATTTCATCTGAGGATGTCTATTCAGAAGCTTTCTCTGCGGCTGGTTCACGAAAACAAATACTGG GCAAAGAACCGACTGGAGGAAATGTGCGTCTGTACCGTGGAGTGTGCTTATTCCTCACCTTAATGTGCATCGTCCTTCTGGTGGTTGTCATTATCCTCAGCCTGAAAC TGCAAACTGGACCCACAGTCTGCCCGGTGGTAGAGGAAAGCGCAACAGCTAAAGAAGCAGTACCTGCGTTTGCTCCAGGATGCTCCTTCGAGAACTGCCAGGCCCAGTTCCCAGCTATTCACATTAAAC ATCATGGCTGCCGGCTGTGTGGTGATGGGTGGATGACCTTTGGCCGATCGTGCTTTTTCCTGTCGACTTTTAGACTGAAGTGGCACCAGAGCGAGCAGAACTGCACCTCCAGAGGGGGATCTCTGGCTGTTATTACAAGCAAAGAAGTTCAG gacTTTCTGACACAGAAAGGGAATCTCCAATACTGGATCGGCACCATTAAAAAAGGCACTGAATGGACCTGGGTTGACAGCACAAAGCTGCAAGAGAG ctATTGGGCAGAAGATCCAAGAACTGGGAATTGTGGGATCCTAGACAGCACAGGCCCATCTGCCAGAAACTGGATTAGAGCTCCCTGCAACGTCGCCACTTacttcatctgtcagctgcagcTCTTGTAA
- the trpv6 gene encoding transient receptor potential cation channel subfamily V member 6 isoform X1 → MSPSLARSAPSELNHWWSQLKFRLQNKKGWNEMLDETFLLYTKGVNDIPLFYAAKNNSAGCIKKLLGCASTNIFERGSLGETALHVAVMNDNLDAAVALMDGAPDLINEPMTSELFQGITPLHIAVVNQNIDLVRHLISRGGDVSTPRVTGLYFRKRIGGLMYCGEHILSFAACAGNMDIISMVIDAGASTRIQDYKGNTVLHILVLQPNKNIACQVIDLIMARDAELDQQVPLDMVPNSRGLTPFKLAAKEGNTVIFQHLVNKRRVVQWSLGPLTSHLYDLSEIDSWADSMSVLEVIVASQQKEARKILEVTPVRQLVSLKWNLYGKHYFRFLLFLYLLYIGTFTMCCMFRPLKNAPENYTTSDADKTVWVQKTLKESYTTHGDNVRLAGEIISVIGAFVILVLEIPDILRVGAKRYFGQTALGGPFHVILISYACLVVLLCVFRACEVQREAEVMAVCLVLGWCNVMFFARGFEMLGPYVITIQKIIFGDLTKFMWLISIVLFAFSTSLWIVYMTQEVDSLPAYRSYPISLFSQFELSVGLIDLPVDHTIPIPAIVHVLHCTSSLVSHILLLNLLTAMMSDTQWRVGQERDELWRTQVVATTLMLERRLPRCLWPRLGVCGLNYGLKECWYLRVEERNDSMMQKMRRYVNVFSKEDEKETEGDENSDFKGTLKLRLKNKGGWWELVRHSALGLEMEQDEPEEEQSIKYV, encoded by the exons ATGTCACCGTCTTTAGCCAGATCTGCTCCGAGCGAGCTCAACCATTGGTGGAGCCAGCTGAAGTTTCGCCTTCAGAACAAAAAAGGATGGAATGAAATGCTGGATGAGACATTTCTGCTCTACACAAAAGG TGTGAATGACATTCCTCTCTTCTATGCGGCTAAAAACAACAGTGCTGGTTGCATCAAGAAACTGCTAGGTTGTGCATCCACGAATATCTTTGAGAGAG GCTCCCTGGGAGAGACGGCCCTTCACGTTGCTGTTATGAACGATAACCTGGATGCTGCTGTGGCTCTGATGGATGGAGCTCCTGACCTCATTAACGAGCCCATGACCTCTGAACTTTTCCAAG GGATTACTCCTCTCCACATTGCTGTGGTGAATCAGAACATCGACCTGGTTCGTCATCTGATTAGTCGCGGTGGTGACGTGTCCACACCTAGAGTCACTGGTCTGTATTTCAGGAAGAGGATAGGAGGACTTATGTACTGTG GCGAGCACATCCTGTCTTTTGCTGCTTGTGCTGGGAATATGGATATCATCTCCATGGTAATCGATGCAGGCGCCAGCACCAGGATCCAGGATTACAAAG GCAACACAGTGCTTCACATTTTGGTCTTGCAGCCCAACAAGAACATTGCCTGCCAGGTCATTGACTTGATTATGGCACGCGATGCAGAGCTGGACCAGCAAGTGCCCCTTGATATGGTTCCCAACTCCCGAGGCCTTACACCTTTTAAGCTGGCTgcaaaagagggaaacacagtg ATATTCCAGCACCTAGTTAACAAAAGGCGTGTAGTCCAGTGGAGTCTGGGCCCTTTGACCTCTCACCTGTATGACCTGTCCGAGATCGACTCGTGGGCCGATAGCATGTCAGTGCTGGAGGTCATTGTGGCCAGCCAGCAGAAAGAG GCAAGGAAGATCCTGGAGGTCACTCCTGTGAGGCAGCTGGTTAGTCTGAAGTGGAACCTGTATGGGAAACATTACTTCAG GTTTCTGCTGTTTCTGTATCTCTTGTACATCGGGACTTTCACAATGTGCTGTATGTTTCGCCCCCTAAAGAACGCTCCAGAGAACTACACAACGTCAGATGCAGACAAAACTGTCTGGGTTCAGAAGACGCTCAAG GAGAGTTATACAACACATGGGGATAATGTGCGGCTCGCAGGAGAGATTATCAGCGTCATTGGAGCTTTTGTCATCCTTGTGCTGGAG ATCCCAGATATTCTGAGAGTTGGAGCAAAGCGCTACTTTGGCCAGACGGCACTGGGAGGCCCTTTCCATGTTATCCT TATCAGCTATGCCTGCTTGGTGGTGCTGCTGTGCGTGTTCAGAGCCTGTGAGGTGCAGAGGGAGGCCGAGGtgatggcagtgtgtttggtcCTCGGCTGGTGTAATGTCATGTTCTTCGCCCGTGGCTTCGAAATGCTTGGCCCTTACGTCATCACGATACAGAAG ATTATATTTGGAGACCTGACAAAGTTTATGTGGCTGATTTCCATTGTGCTCTTTGCCTTTTCCACCT ccCTCTGGATAGTCTACATGACTCAGGAGGTAGATTCCCTTCCTGCGTATCGCTCATATCCCATCAGCCTCTTCTCCCAATTTGAGCTCAGCGTTGGCCTCATCGATCTGCCTGTGGACCACACCATCCCTATACCTGCGATTGTCCATGTGTTGCACTGCACCTCCTCTCTGGTTTCCCACATCCTTCTGCTAAATCTGCTCACCGCCATGATGAGTGACACACAATGGAGGGTGGGCCAGGAGAGAGATGAGCTCTGGAGGACTCAG GTGGTGGCCACGACGCTCATGCTGGAGAGGAGGCTTCCTCGCTGTCTCTGGCCTCGACTTGGGGTCTGTGGGCTGAACTATGGCCTGAAAGAGTGCTGGTATCTCAG GGTTGAGGAAAGAAATGACTCCATGATGCAAAAGATGCGGCGTTACGTAAACGTCTTCTCCAAAGAGGATGAAAAGGAAACGGAGGGAGATGAAAATTCTGACTTCAAGGGAACCTTGAAGCTGAgacttaaaaacaaaggagGATGGTGGGAGCTGGTTCGACACAGCGCTTTAGGTTTGGAGATGGAACAGGATGAGCCAGAGGAGGAACAGAGCATTAAATATGTTTAG